The following are encoded together in the Bradyrhizobium algeriense genome:
- a CDS encoding FkbM family methyltransferase: MLKKMGKLLEALSSPSYWSGLRHGIAPTIEHRLALQRLNVRTVLDIGANRGQFSLLARCLYPAATIYAFEPLQRPAEQFRGLFANNANVHLFQVGIDEALGDTKMFVANDHHASSSILKAHKQSQIFGSRETGEETVRVGRLNDFLPLDSIRPPCLLKIDVQGYELQVINGCREVLPLVDYLYVECCYVELYARQALAHEILRRLGEFGFALRGTFNQYCDPEEGPVLADFLFQSLKSMAAVRAAQLK; this comes from the coding sequence ATGCTAAAGAAGATGGGCAAGTTGCTGGAAGCGCTATCAAGCCCGAGTTACTGGAGCGGACTGCGACACGGGATAGCTCCGACCATCGAGCACAGGTTGGCGCTGCAGCGGTTGAACGTAAGGACGGTGCTCGACATCGGTGCCAACAGAGGCCAATTTTCGCTGCTTGCCCGATGTCTCTACCCCGCGGCGACCATTTATGCATTCGAGCCGCTTCAGCGCCCTGCTGAACAGTTCCGCGGGCTATTTGCAAATAACGCTAATGTGCATCTTTTCCAGGTGGGCATCGACGAGGCTCTGGGCGACACCAAAATGTTTGTTGCCAACGATCATCATGCCTCGTCGTCGATCCTGAAAGCGCACAAGCAGTCACAGATATTCGGCTCGCGAGAAACAGGGGAGGAGACGGTTCGTGTCGGCCGACTCAACGACTTTCTACCTCTCGATAGCATACGTCCGCCCTGCCTGCTCAAGATTGATGTCCAGGGCTATGAGCTGCAGGTCATAAATGGCTGTCGTGAGGTACTGCCCCTCGTTGATTATCTGTACGTCGAATGCTGCTATGTCGAGTTGTATGCGCGTCAGGCGCTCGCTCACGAAATACTGCGTCGGCTGGGAGAATTTGGCTTCGCTCTCCGGGGCACCTTCAACCAATACTGCGATCCGGAGGAGGGGCCTGTGTTAGCCGATTTCCTTTTCCAATCGTTGAAATCGATGGCCGCGGTCCGGGCGGCTCAGTTGAAGTAA
- a CDS encoding class I SAM-dependent methyltransferase codes for MLKSDVRSFWDQGSAGEFWAVGSEAKLRFLTEEKSRYQFEPFIPVFADFAAAADRVVLEIGIGMGCDHQQWAQARPRRLLGTDLSQRSIGYTRERFDLFNLKSDLILADCECLPLSSGCVDIVYSWGVMHHTPDTRQAVQEAHRVLRPGGTAKIMIYHKWSLTGYMLWMRYGLMRGRPWLGLEYIYANFLESPGTKAYTVDEARQLFEQFSDVRIAIQVNYGDLLQSEVGRRHRGPLLTIAKKLWPRWLIRRLLKRHGLYLLITAVK; via the coding sequence ATGCTCAAGAGCGACGTTCGCAGCTTCTGGGACCAAGGCTCCGCTGGCGAATTCTGGGCTGTCGGATCGGAGGCGAAGTTGCGCTTCCTTACTGAGGAAAAGTCGCGCTATCAGTTTGAACCTTTCATACCCGTTTTCGCCGACTTCGCCGCCGCGGCGGATCGGGTCGTGCTCGAGATCGGCATCGGCATGGGGTGTGACCATCAACAATGGGCACAAGCGCGCCCGAGACGTCTGCTCGGCACCGACCTGAGCCAGCGTTCCATTGGCTACACGCGCGAGCGGTTCGATTTGTTCAATTTAAAGTCCGATCTAATATTGGCCGATTGTGAATGTCTGCCGCTATCTTCCGGCTGCGTCGACATTGTCTATTCATGGGGGGTAATGCATCACACCCCAGATACCCGGCAGGCGGTTCAAGAGGCCCACCGCGTGCTACGGCCTGGTGGAACCGCAAAGATCATGATCTATCACAAATGGTCGCTGACTGGCTATATGCTCTGGATGCGCTACGGCCTTATGCGAGGGCGACCTTGGTTGGGACTCGAGTACATCTACGCGAATTTTCTGGAAAGTCCGGGCACCAAAGCCTACACCGTCGACGAAGCACGCCAACTGTTTGAGCAATTTTCCGACGTTCGCATCGCCATACAAGTGAACTACGGCGACCTGCTCCAAAGTGAGGTCGGCCGACGACACCGCGGTCCGCTGCTCACCATCGCAAAGAAGCTATGGCCTCGCTGGCTGATCCGCAGATTGTTGAAGCGGCATGGCTTATACCTGTTGATCACCGCAGTAAAATAG
- a CDS encoding Crp/Fnr family transcriptional regulator, translating to MQTGFAFSRFADRLASIVELSPGDLELLANMPSSICHYGSCHHVLKKGDHPNHCCLLLQGYLCWQDVDNHHGQITSIHVPGDVPDLYTVHDPRIDFDLVTLRPAVVASVPHRFFREISALSPSMSRALLFLLLTDAAASRDCIINLGSRDALARVAHLLCEVTARLRAVGLARDFRIPSPFMQSGLAAACGISAIHANRVIRELRRANILQWQSKTITITNWNELVRLAEFAPDYLRLRGQESIIDPLIHGHNATLTRPSWRPMIV from the coding sequence ATGCAAACTGGATTTGCGTTCTCAAGGTTCGCCGATCGCTTGGCAAGCATCGTCGAACTATCGCCCGGTGATCTTGAACTGCTTGCGAATATGCCGAGCAGCATTTGCCACTATGGCTCTTGTCACCATGTCCTTAAGAAGGGCGATCACCCGAACCATTGCTGTTTACTGCTGCAGGGTTATCTTTGCTGGCAGGATGTCGACAACCACCACGGACAGATCACTTCAATTCACGTGCCGGGCGACGTGCCAGACCTCTACACGGTCCACGATCCTCGTATCGACTTCGATCTGGTCACGCTCAGGCCAGCTGTGGTCGCATCCGTGCCGCACAGGTTCTTTCGGGAGATTTCCGCGCTGTCGCCGTCGATGTCGCGAGCGTTATTGTTCTTGCTGCTCACCGACGCCGCCGCCTCGCGCGACTGCATTATCAACCTGGGAAGCCGGGATGCGCTGGCGCGCGTGGCGCACCTGCTATGTGAGGTCACAGCGCGCTTGCGCGCAGTTGGCCTAGCCCGGGATTTTCGGATTCCCTCACCCTTCATGCAATCGGGCCTCGCCGCCGCCTGTGGCATTTCCGCGATTCATGCCAACCGGGTCATCCGGGAGTTGCGCCGCGCCAATATTCTTCAGTGGCAATCAAAGACGATTACGATAACCAACTGGAATGAGCTGGTTCGTCTCGCCGAATTTGCCCCCGACTATCTGCGGTTACGTGGACAGGAATCTATTATCGACCCACTCATCCACGGACACAACGCCACCTTGACGCGCCCGAGTTGGCGGCCGATGATTGTGTGA